The Musa acuminata AAA Group cultivar baxijiao unplaced genomic scaffold, Cavendish_Baxijiao_AAA HiC_scaffold_1112, whole genome shotgun sequence genome includes a window with the following:
- the LOC135666612 gene encoding E3 ubiquitin-protein ligase hel2-like: protein MDDSCAVCADALEWVAYGPCGHREVCSTCVVRLRFVLADRRCCICKTECSFVFVTKALGDYTRVVADFSVFPASPTEGQVGQYWFHEDTQAFFDDVDHYRMIKAMCRLSCSVCDKNAEVQGGESAKRRIRFRSIEQLNGHLRHQHNLFMCNLCLEGRKVFICEQKLYTRSQLNQHKSTGDSEVDGNESERGGFMGHPTCEFCRNRFYGDNELYMHMSTEHYTCHICQRQHPGQYDYFRDYNDLEMHFRQEHFLCENEACLEKKFVVFQTESEMKRHNTLEHGGHMSRSKRNAALRIPTSFRYRRNEQEQRRGRGHGFRPDPSGDQLSMAIQASLEMAVADGRFQDSSFGSRMNAEHGETRRADAVRNSSEVSNVSAGSEAPLSTPLSLSQSSRTTPILEESSFPPLGDRELPEPSSRYAQALSQNSRNAVKLREESFPP from the exons ATGGACGATAGCTGTGCGGTGTGTGCCGACGCCCTCGAGTGGGTGGCCTACGGGCCGTGCGGTCACCGGGAGGTTTGCTCCACCTGCGTCGTGCGCCTTCGGTTCGTCCTCGCCGACCGACGCTGTTGCATCTGCAAGACCGAGTGCTCCTTTGTCTTCGTCACCAAG GCACTGGGCGATTACACGAGGGTGGTAGCTGATTTCTCAGTCTTCCCAGCTAGTCCAACAGAAGGGCAGGTGGGGCAATATTGGTTCCATGAGGATACACAGGCCTTTTTCGATGATGTGGATCATTACCGGATGATAAAGGCAATGTGCCGGCTGTCTTGTAGCGTCTGTGACAAGAATGCAGAGGTGCAAGGTGGCGAGAGTGCAAAGAGGAGGATCAGATTTAGGAGCATAGAACAATTAAATGGGCATTTGAGGCATCAACACAACTTGTTTATGTGCAATCTATGCTTGGAAGGAAGAAAG GTATTCATTTGCGAACAAAAGTTATACACTAGATCACAGCTAAATCAACACAAAAGCACTGGTGATTCTGAAGTGGATGGCAATGAGAGTGAACGTGGTGGCTTTATGGGCCATCCTACGTGTGAGTTCTGCAGAAACCGATTTTATGGAGATAATGAACTTTATATGCACATGTCAACAGAGCACTATACCTGCCACATTTGTCAAAG GCAACATCCTGGACAATATGATTATTTTAGAGATTACAATGACTTGGAG ATGCATTTTCGCCAAGAGCATTTCCTTTGTGAGAACGAGGCGTGTTTAGAGAAGAAGTTTGTTGTTTTTCAAACTGAATCAGAGATGAAG AGGCACAATACTCTTGAGCATGGGGGGCACATGTCTCGTTCTAAGCGCAATGCTGCACTCAGG ATACCAACTAGCTTCAGATATCGACGGAATGAACAAGAACAACGCCGAGGAAGAGGTCACGGATTTCGGCCTGATCCTTCTGGTGACCAGCTATCTATGGCAATACAAGCCAGCCTTGAAATGGCTGTAGCTGATGGGAGATTTCAGGATTCTTCTTTTGGTTCTCGTATGAATGCTGAGCATGGGGAGACGAGGCGGGCTGATGCAGTCAGGAATTCATCAGAAGTCTCAAATGTTAGTGCAGGTTCAGAAGCACCTTTAAGTACTCCATTGTCACTTAGCCAAAGCTCCAGGACAACACCAATACTAGAAGAATCGTCTTTCCCTCCCCTTGGTGATAGAGAGTTACCAGAGCCTTCTTCTAGATATGCTCAAGCTCTCAGTCAAAACTCTAGAAATGCAGTCAAACTTAGAGAAgaatcatttcctcct